DNA from Bordetella genomosp. 13:
GCGGCATGGTCGAATTCTCCGATGGTCCAGTGGCGTGCATTGCGCGCCGCTGGCGATGATTCAGCGTTGACTTGTGTTCGGTTCGTTCAATATAATGAACGACGTTCATAACTCAGAACAAAAGGTAGCATGACTGATCCCGCGAGTAAAGCGCCGGCGGTGGCGCGGGCCTTTGCCATCCTCGATGCGCTGGCTGCCAGCACGCGGCCGCTGGGCATTGCCGATCTGGTGCGCCAGTTGGGCATGCCCAAGAGCACCACGCACGGCCTCATCCATACCCTCGTCGCCGAAGGCGCCATTCGCCCCGAGAACGGCGGATACCGGCTCGATTCGCGCGTGCTGCCATGGGCCACCGGCTTTAGTCAGCAGAACGAAATGGTGGGACGGTTCCTGCAGCTGGTCGAGGCCGAGCCGGCGCTGGAAGGCGAGACCGCCATGCTCTCGGTCATCGATGGCGTGGACGTGCTGTACGTCGCCACGCGGCCTGGCAGCAAGCCGCTGTCGGTCAACTTCAAGCCGGGCGTGCGCATCCCGTTGCAATGCACGGCGTCCGGCAAGGCGATGCTGTCGGTGCTGGACGAGGCTGAACGCGCCCCGCGTATCGCGGCGCTGCGCTTCGAGACGTTGACGGCCCACAGCCTGGCCGACCCGCAGGCCGTGGCGCAGGCCCTGGTGCAGGTGCGCGCGCAGGGCTATGCCACCGATGACGAGGAAACCGCGCAGGGCCTGCTGTGTCTGGGCGCCGCCGTGCGGGACGCGCACGGGCAGCCCGTGGCAGGCGTGGCGGTCAGCGTGGTGAAGTCGACGGTGGATGCGGCGCGGCGCCAGGCGCTGCAGGACGGCATCATCAACCTGTCTCACCGGCTGTCGTTGGCCTGACGCCTACCAGGCCACCCGGTTGCGCCCCAGCTGTTTGGCTTGATAGAGCTTCTGGTCCGCCAACTGGTAGGCGGCGTCCCACGAGGCGCCCGGCTCCACCATTACGACGCCCAGGCTGATGGTTACGGGCGAGCCCGCGTCCGGCGCGGTGACGGACCCGGCGACCTCGGCGCGCAGCCGCTCGGCGCAGCGCAGCGCCGCGTCCAGGCTCACGCCAGGCATGAATACCGCGAATTCTTCCCCGCCCAGGCGCCCCAGTATGTCCTCCTTGCGCAGCGCCCGCGCCAGGCAGTCCGCCACCGTGGACAGGATGCGGTCTCCAGCGGGATGCCCGTGGCGGTCGTTGATCTGCTTGAAATGGTCCACGTCGGCCAGTATCAATGCCGATCCGCTGGCGTTGCGGGCAAGCCGCTGCCGCGTGCGAAGTTCGAAGCCCCGGCGGGTGAGCACTCCCGTCAGCCAATCGCGGTCACGGTCGCGCGTGGCTTCGTCGATCAGGTCGCTGACCACCGCGAACAGCAGCACCAGCGCCAATGCGATGCCGAATAGCGCGAGCGACAACTGCAGCGCCTGCCAGAAGACCGATTCGGCGAAGGCGCGCGCACCCACGGGCGCTGTGCCGCCCAGCGTGAGCACGGTACGGGGGATGAACTGCGCGCCCAGTCCCAGCACGACCCAGAACAGCAGCTTGTCCGGCATGCGCTCGCGCGGTGCGCCCGCCAGGCGCACCGACGCCATCAGGAAAAGCAGGCCGTAGCCGCCGTTCTGCAGATACACGCGCGCCAGCAGGTTGCGGTCGACGTAGAAGAAGTACCAGAGTCCCGCCATGATGAGCAGGACGTAGGCGGCGCAGGCCGCCCAGGGGAACGGCCGCCGCGCCCGCAGCAGGATGCCTTGCACCGCCAGGCAGACGGCGGCGGAATAGAAGAATCCGGACACGAGCGCATTGGCGCCGGTGTCCGAGGGCATACTCAGGATCTGGCTGCACGCCCCCGCGCCGAAGCTGAAACAGGCCGCGGCCAGGCACAGCAGATGGGCGCGCCGCTGATAGCCCGCCCACACCGACGCGAAGGCCACCCCGAACAGGATCAGGACCGTCGGGGTGATGAGCGATAGCGAAACGCGTATGAGCGTGCCCTTCGTCTCCATGCCTGTGGAATTCTTGTGTGGAGCGATCGTCTCGCATGGCGGGGAAGCGGCCAGGGACGCGCCATGCCGGCGGGCCGCTCCGCCGGGCCCGCCTGGAAAGCCGACAAGTGTAGAACACGTGCGATGCCGCCCGGGCGGCGCGATGGCATAGCGGAGGGATGAGCTTGGCCGAAGGCCGGTCTTGGAGCGGGGCGGGGCGTTACTCGAAGGCGGCAAGCTGGCGGAGGCCTGAGATCATGCCGGGGAGAAAGGTCTGGTCGATCGGAACTGAACCGATCAGCCGTATCCCGTTCGCCGGCTCCGACCACACCGCAAAGGTCAGCCTCACGGCGCCCCGCGGCAGGTCGATCAACGTCAGGTCGAGGTCCAGAATGCCTTCCATGGCGCGATACTCCACCGGCCGGGGTTTGCGGCAGCCCTGGATGGAGGCGTACATCTTCTCGATGTCCTGGATAAGAACCTCGATCTCGCCGCGCATCATTTCCGATTCTTTCTCCGCGCGGATGTGCGGCACGGACGCCATCATCCGCACCGCAATCCAATCATGGCGGCGCTCGTTCTCCCTGTCGGGCCGGCAGAACAAGGGCTCAATGCTGAGGGCGAAGTCGCCGGCGGGAATGTCGAACATGGCGATCTACTTGTACAAGAAATGCAATATGGTCCAGTCCGATTCTCGGACGATCACATCGAGTGCGTACTCGCGGTACTCGTATTTTTGCAAGGCACGGTTGAACACAAGCCGATGTATGGATATTTGGTACCGGAATGCCGTACTGCCTCGGGGATCTTGCGTACGTCGTCCGTAGCGTATCGCTTTTTCAAGCAACTGCACGGGAACATACCGTCCGGCTCAAGCATATGGCGCGCCGGTGCATCTGCGAACTTCAATGCCGCCGGGCTCAGCCCCCGTCTCAGCCGCGCGCGCAACAGCGCACGGGCCGTCGCGCCGACATAGGTCGCAGCGGTAATTCCCCCGCGCGTGAGAAATGGACCCACTGCGCGAATCCCTGCCCTGAAGTGCCTGGCTACGGACAGACCCGTCAGAAATCCGAGGGTCGGATCGATGAGCGGCGCTTCCAACGGCGCTTCCTCGATCGTGGCGAACCTCCCGTCGGCATCGTACAAGTGCCAGACGCCTTCGGTACGTTGAACGGAGTATCCGATGCAGAGACCCAGTTCCTCGTCCAGGATCGGTGATGCTCCCTGCGGTAGAGGGGTAGCGGGCTCCACATATTTGCAAACATCGTGATGTCCAATGACGCAACCCGCCCGGCAGCCCCATTGCTGCTCCGCCGCCAGCGGGCAGTTTCCGCACAATCCTGATGCCGAGGTCTGCAATGCCGGACAAGCTCTACCACGTACTGTTCGTTTGCACGGGCAATTCCGCCCGATCCATCCTGGCCGAGGGCCTGCTCAACGGAATGGGCAAGGGCCGATTCCAGGCCCATTCGGCCGGCAGCCATCCTCGCGGCGAGGTTCATCCGCTGGCGCTGGCCACGCTCCAGCGGCTGCGCATGCCGGCCACCGGCTACCGCAGCAAAAGCTGGGATGAGTACGCCGGGCCCGACGCGCCGCCGATCGATTTCATCATCACGGTCTGCGACAACGCGGCCGGCGAAATGTGCCCGGTGTGGCCGGGCCAGCCCATGTCGGCGCACTGGGGCGTGCCGGATCCGGCCGCGGTATTGGGTTCCGAAGAGTCGCGCACGAAGGCATTTCAGGAAGCCGCCGTGATACTCAAGCGGCGCATCGAACTGTTCCTGTCGCTGCCGCTGTCGCGCCTGAACGCGATGGCTACCCAGCGTGAACTGCAGGACATCGGCAAGGCCTGAGACAGGCCGGAGTCATCGGCCAATAAGCCCGGCCCACGCGCTCAGCGCGGCGCGGGCCACGGTTTCCAGCTCGGACTGGCTGGCGCCGTCTCGCGCCTGTATCGACATGCCTTGCTGCACCGTCACGTAGAAACGGGCGATGGCGCGCAGGTCCGCGCTCGGGGGGATTTCTCCGGTGTCGACTCCGCGAGCCAGCAATTCGGCCAGGCTGCCCACGTTCGCCATGCGGCGGCTCGACAGCTCGCCGCGCACCGGCTCGCCGGCGTCGCCGGCCTGCAGGGCGCACAGCACGACCAGGCAGCCGGCGGGCTTGTCCGCGCGGGTGTACAGGCGGGCCGACGCCATCAGCAGCCGCTGCACCGCTTCGAAGGCCGTGGAAGCCCGCAGCACCGATTCCATCAGCTCGCCGCCCTCCGTCGTTTCGTACAGGCCCAGCGCCTCGCGGAACAAGGCTTCCTTCGACCCGAAGGCGGCGTACAGGCTGGGCGCGGCGATGCCCATGGCGTCGGTGAGGGCGGCCATGGAGGCCCCTTCATATCCCTTTTCCCAGAACACTTCCATGGCGCGATACAGCGCCTGGCGCCTGTCGAAACTTCTTGGTCGGCCCCGTTCGGCCATGCCATACTCCATTTAATTTAACGATCATTATAGAATTCATTCTACGGCGTGACCCTCGCCGTGCGAATTCGTATCGATCAAACACCCAAGGAGTGTGCCATGTCGTCCCTCGAAGGAAAAAAAGCCTATGTCACCGGCGCCAGCCGCGGTATCGGCGCGGCCATCGCCCGCCGGCTCGCCGCCGAAGGCGCTGACGTCGCGGTGGGCTATGAACGTTCGGCCGAGCAGGCCGAGGCCGTGGTGCGGCAGATACGCGATGGCGGGCGCCGCGCCGTGGCCATCCAGATGGACGCGGCGGACCCGGCCTCCATCCAGCGCGCGGTGGACAGCGCCGCGGCGGAACTGGGCGGCCTGGACATCCTGGTAAACAATGCGGGCATCTGGCGCGGCGGCCCGATCGAGTCGATGACGCTGGAGGACGTGGACACCGTGCTGGCCGTCAACGTGCGCGCGGTCGTGCTGGCTTCGCATGCCGCGCTGGCCTACCTGCCCGAAGGCGGACGCATCATCTCCACCGGCAGCAATCTGGCCATGCGGGTGCCGGAGCCGGGCATGAGCCTGTATGCCCTGAGCAAGTCGGCGCTGGTGGGCTGGACGCAGGGCCTGGCGCGCGACCTGGGCGAACGCGGCATCACCGTCAACGTCGTCCATCCCGGCTCGACCGACACCGACATGAACCCGGCCACGGGCCCGCAGGCAGAGGGGCAGCGGCAGCGCATGGCCATCAAGCGCTACGGCCGCGCGGAGGACGTTGCCGCCCTGGTCGCCTTCCTGGCGGGCCCCGAAGCCGGGTCCATCAACGGCACCGGCCTCACGGTGGATGGCGGCGCCAACGCGTAAAGCCCGACACGCCTCAACTCGCCCAGCGAGACCCGCGTATGACCGAGCAGAAGTTGCCCGGCCGGAACGACGGGTCCTTATTCGCCAGCACGTCGGCCTTCACGTTGCCGAATGTGGTGTCCGGCTTGTGCCTGATGCCATCGTAGAAGGCCTGGATGATGTTCTCCTTGAATCGATCGCCGCGCGGATGGGCGGCGACGATGGCCTCGCGCTCGGCATCGGTGTATTCCGGATAGGTCAGGCCCAGCACATCCATTTCGACGCCGGCGGTCACCAACGCGACCACGGGATGCATGTGCTGCGGGATGCCGGGCGTGGTGTGCAGTGCGATTGCGGTCCAGACAGTGTCGATGTCCTGCTGGCTGATGCCGTGTGCGCGCAGGAAGTCGCGCGCGGCATTGGCGCCGTCCACCTCGAAGCGCTCGCATGCGCTGCTGTGCCGGTGGGTCAGGCCCAGGTCGTGGAACATGCAGCCGCAGTACAGAAGCTCTGGATCGAACTTCAGGCCGCGCCGCCTGCCGGCCAGCGCGCCGAAGTAATAGACCCGGCTGGAATGGTGGAACAACAGCGGCGAGGCCGTGTCCCGGATCAGTTCGGTGATTTCGCGGGCGAGTTGGCTGTCGGGGATCTCGACCCCTTTTAGGTTCAGGCTCATTCGATGACTCCAGTTGGAACGGTCACGTCCATTCTGGGCATGCCGCCGCATGGCATCAATTGACGTAGTACGTCATATACTGCCATCTTGTGCGATTCCGCGACATGCGGCAGATATCCCTCAGTCATGGCCCGAACCATCGCCATTCTTGCCTTGCCCGGCGTTCAATTGCTGGACGTGTCCGGCCCATTGGACGTCTTCGCGCAGGCCAACATCGAGGCGCGCCGCGAGGTCTACGCCCTGCAGGTCGTGGCCTGCGAGCCCGGGCCCGTCCGCAGTTCGTCTGGCGTGCGTCTGCTGCCGGACGTGGTCGTGGGCGAAACGGGACACCGGTTCGACACGCTGCTGGTGGCCGGCGCGCCGAACGCGCCGCGCATGCTGTTGAACAACGCCATCCTCGGCTGGCTCCGCACGCGCGCGGTCCAGGCGCGTCGCTATGGCTCCGTCTGCACCGGCGCCTTCGTGCTGGCCGCCGCCGGATTGCTCGATGGCCGGCGCGCTACCACGCATTGGGCGGCGGCCGACGCGTTGGCCGAAGCCTATCCCACTACCTGCGTTGAACACGACGCGCTGTATGTGCGCGACGGCAAGGTGCGTACCGCGGCGGGCGTCACCGCCGGCATGGATCTGGCGTTGGCCCTGGTCGAGGAAGATCTGGGCCGGGACGTGGCCACTGGCGTGGCGGCCCAGCTGGTGATGTATTTCAAGCGGCCCGGCGGGCAATTGCAGTTCAGCCGTACCGGCACGGCAGGCGTAGGCGGGCGGTCCGTACTGCAAGAGGTGCAGCGGTGGGTCGTCGCCAATCCTTCCTTGCCGCAGTCCGTTACATCGCTGGCCGAGCGCGCCGGCATGAGCCCGCGCCATTTCGCCCGGCTGTTTCATGCGGAGGTGGGAATCACGCCTGCGGCCTGGGTGGAGCTGGCTCGCGTCACGGCCGCGCGGACGATGCTGGAACAGGGCAGTGTTCCGCCCAAGCTGGTGGCGGCGCGCTGCGGCTTCGCCAATGCCGATACGCTGCGCAGGGCCTTCGTGAAGCACGTGGGCATCACGCCCGCCGAATATCGGCGGCACCATGGCGCGGGCCGCCCGGCCGATGAAAGCGTCTGAAACGGGCGCAGCACCTGCTTACCACGCAGAGCCATTGCTTACCCCACGCGCCCCTCGCGTGGGTAAGATGGGTTCGCCGGATTTCCGCTACGAACAACAAGGCAGGCGCTCGCGCCGCGGCCGGAATTTTGACGGAGGTATACATGCGTAAAAGTGTGCAAGGTCTATTGGTCCCTCTGCTGCTGGCGGCCGCGCTGGGTACGGCGCACGCTCAACTGCAGACCCGGGGCGAAAGCGCGACGCCGGCGGCGACGAATGCCAATGCGCAGGCGGACGGCGCCCAGAAGGCCCGCAGCCCCATCGTGGTGGACGGCACCGGCTGGATGCGGGCCACGGCCGATGAGCGCCGCGCCTTCCTGGTCGGCGTGGCCAACATGATCGTGGCCGAGACCGCCTATGCCAAGCGCAGGAACATCGACCCGCCTGGCGCCGGCACGCGCATCACCCAGACCATGGGCAGCATGAACCTCTGGCAGGTCTCCGAACGCATTACCGCATGGTACGGAGCCAATCCCGACAAGCTCAGCACCCCGGTCATGGGCGTGATCTGGCGCGACCTGGCCGACAAGTCCAAGTAATTCGAAGGAGAACACTATGAAAAAGGCTAGCTACACTCTCGCGGCCCTCGCGCTGGCCGTGATTCTTAGCGGCTGCGCCACCGCGGCCGGCGGCCTGATCGGCGGCGGCGTCGACCGCGCCTCGGGCGGTGACGGCACGTCGGGCGCCATGATCGGCGCGGGCGCCGGCATGATGATCGATATCTTCGATTGATGCGGGCGCGCGTCGTCCCGACGCGCACCGGAAAGAGCCCGGAGCGGCGATGGCGCCCGGGCCGTGTTAGCGGCGCCGCTTTCGCGGCGCCGATCTTTTGCGGGCATCCGCATGAACGCTGGCGTTTCGCCTCGCACGCCGAACGCGCCGGCGTCCAGCGTACGTTGTCGCCGCATCACGCCGGCACGCGTGCCTCTCCAGACACATTGCCCAGCAGGCGGCTGATGGCCTGCGCTTCGCGCCGGATGGCCTGTCCCACCGCGCCGTGCGGGGAGGCATCGAAACCGCCGGTGGCGCCCAGCGCGGTCAGCACGGCGCAGGGCCGCCCGGTGTAGTTGTACAGCGGCGCCGAGATCGCGCTGATGCCGCGCAGGTTGGTGTCGCGCACCACCGCGCAGCCGGCGTCCCGCACCGACTGCTGCAGCACGCCGATGGGATCGTCCGGATCCAGCTGCGCGCGCTGCTCCGGCGTGGCGTCGTCCAGTTCGGCCTGTGCCAGAGCCCGCACGCGGCCTTCGTCCAGCGTGGCCAGCAGCACGCGGCCGGTGGCCGACCACAGCATGGAAAGCACCGAGCCCACGCGCACGTTCACCGTGACGGGCAGGCCCGGTTCCTCGAACCGGACGATGGTGGGGCCCATGTTGCCCATCACCGCCACGAAGCAAGTGATCTCGAGCTCTTCCCGCATCCGTATCAACGAGGCTTCGGCCATGCGTATGGGGTCCGCCTGGCGCATGGCCGCCAGCCCCAGCAGCAGCGATTCCAGGCTCAGGAAGTACTGCTGGGTCGCGTTGTCCTGGGCCACCAGTCCGCCTTCCATCAGGCTGACCAGGTAGCGATGCACCTTGGCGGGACTTTCGTCCACGTGCGCCGCGATCAGCGTCAGGCTGGCGCGGCCGCCCAGGCTGCCCAGCGCCTTCAATACCGCGACGCCGGTTTCGGCGGCCTGGACGCGCTGGCGTCGTTCGCGCGAGCGGGCGGGGGAAACGGAAGAGGGGGGCGGGTTCATGGTGTGAGAGAACGGTGGCACAGGCTCAAGGCTAAACCCTGGTTGACGGATTACGCAATGCGTATATCATTTACGCCAAATGGCGACACCAAGCCATCCCATCCACGGAGACAACCATGCCCTTTGCCCGCCTGACGCGCGCGCTCGCCCTTACCATTCTTCCCCTGGTCGCTGCCGCGCCGGCCGCCGCCGCCGACACCTATCCTTCCAAGCCGCTGCGCTGGGTGGTTCCGTACGCCGCCGGCGGCGGTTCCGACTTCCTGGCACGCACCGTCAGCCAGGGCCTGTCGCCGCGGCTGGGCCAGACCATCGTGGTGGACAACAAGCCGGGCGGCAACACGTCCATCGGCGCGTCCGAAACCGCGCGCGCACCGGCCGACGGCTACACCATGCTGTCGGCCGACAACGGCACGCTGGTGTTCAATCCGGCGCTGTACCAGAAGCTCACCTACGATCCGGTCAAGGACTTCGCGCCCGTCACGCTGATGGGGCGCTTTCCCATGATTCTGGTGGCCGGCCCCGCGCTGAAGGCCACCGACGTCAAGGGCTTCATCGCCGAGGCCAAGGCGCGCGCCCAGGGCCTGGACTATGGCTCGGCGGGCGCGGGCAGTCCGCATCACCTGGCCATGGAGCTGCTGAAGGTGGAGGCCGGCATACCGTTGACGCACGTGCCGTACCGCGGCGCCGCGCCCGCGCTGGCCGACGTGGCGGGCGGCCAGGTTCCCGCGATGATGGTGGACCTGGCCGCAGGCGCGGGCTTCATCCAGGGCGGCAAGGTGCGCGCGCTGGCGGTGGCCAACCCCACGCGCCTGGCGCAACTGCCCAACGTGCCCACCTTCGCCGAGCTCGGATACAAGAACGTCGAAGCCGCCGCGCTGGTCGGCATCGTCGTGCCGGCCGCCACGCCGCAGCCGGTCATCGACACGCTGAACCGCCAGCTCGTGGCCACCATCAACGACGCCGCCATCCGCCAGAAACTCGTGGATTTCGGCATCGAGCCGGTGGGCAACACGCCGGCCCAGTATCGCGATCTGCTCGAGGCCGAGCGCACCCGCTGGCACAAGCTCATCCGCGACCTGAACATCAAGCTGGATTGAGCGCCGCCGCGCCATCCAACGCAGCACCCGGAGTGACGCCATGTCCCAAGCCGACACCCCCGCCCGCGCCGCGGGCTGTCCCGTCCACCATGCCGCGGGCGCGGCCGCGCCGGGCTGTCCGGTCCACGTCAGCCCGCGGGCGGCGGAGTTCGATCCCTTCGGCGACGGGTACCAGCAGGATCCGCCCGAGTACGTACGCTGGGCGCGCGAGCAGGAGCCGGTGTTCTACAGCCCCAAGCTCGGCTACTGGGTGGTGACGCGCTATGACGACATCAAGGCCATCTTCCGCGACAACATCACCTTCAGTCCGTCCATCGCGCTGGAAAAGATCACGCCCACGGGTCCCGAGGCCAACGAGGTGCTGGCCTCGTACGGCTATGCCATGAACCGCACGCTGGTCAACGAGGACGAGCCGGCGCACATGCCGCGGCGCCGCGTGCTGATGGAGCCTTTCACGCCCGAGGCGCTGAAGCACCACGAGCCCATGGTGCGGCGCCTGACGCGCGAATACGTCGACCGCTTCATCGATGACGGCCGCGCCGACCTGGTCGACCAGATGCTCTGGGAGGTGCCGCTGACCGTGGCCCTGCATTTCCTGGGCGTGCCCGAAGAAGACATGGACCTGCTGCGCAAGTATTCGATCGCGCATACGGTCAACACCTGGGGCCGGCCCAAGCCGGAAGAGCAGGTGGCCGTGGCGCACGCGGTGGGCAACTTCTGGCAGCTGGCGGGCAAGATCCTGGACAAGATGCGCCAGAATCCGGACCAGCCCGGCTGGATGCAGTACGGCATCCGCAAGCAGCGCGAGCATCCGGACGTGGTCACGGATTCGTACCTGCATTCGATGATGATGGCGGGCATCGTGGCCGCGCACGAGACCACCGCCAATGCCTCGGCCAATGCGATGAAGCTGCTGCTGCAGCATCCCGATGCGTGGCGCGACATCTGCGAAGACCCTTCGCTCATTCCCAATGCGGTCGAGGAATGCCTGCGCCACAATGGCTCGGTGGCCGCCTGGCGCCGCCTGGCCACGCGCGACACCGAGATCGCGGGCGTGCCCATCGCCGCCGGATCCAAGCTGCTCATCGTCAGTTCGTCGGCCAACCATGACGAGCGCCACTTCGCCGACGCCGACCTGTTCGACATCCGGCGCGACAACGCCAGCGACCAGCTCACCTTCGGCTACGGCTCGCACCAGTGCATGGGCAAGAACCTGGCGCGCATGGAGATGCAGATCTTCCTGGAAGAGTTCACGCGCCGCCTGCCGCACATGCGCCTGGCCGAACAGCGCTTCACCTATGTACCCAACACCTCGTTCCGCGGCCCCGAGCATCTGTGGGTGGAATGGGATCCGGCCCAGAATCCCGAACGCCGCCGGCCCGAGCTGCTGGCGCTGCGCCAGCCGGTGCGCATCGGCGAACCCACCACGCATGC
Protein-coding regions in this window:
- a CDS encoding SDR family NAD(P)-dependent oxidoreductase — protein: MSSLEGKKAYVTGASRGIGAAIARRLAAEGADVAVGYERSAEQAEAVVRQIRDGGRRAVAIQMDAADPASIQRAVDSAAAELGGLDILVNNAGIWRGGPIESMTLEDVDTVLAVNVRAVVLASHAALAYLPEGGRIISTGSNLAMRVPEPGMSLYALSKSALVGWTQGLARDLGERGITVNVVHPGSTDTDMNPATGPQAEGQRQRMAIKRYGRAEDVAALVAFLAGPEAGSINGTGLTVDGGANA
- a CDS encoding GGDEF domain-containing protein: METKGTLIRVSLSLITPTVLILFGVAFASVWAGYQRRAHLLCLAAACFSFGAGACSQILSMPSDTGANALVSGFFYSAAVCLAVQGILLRARRPFPWAACAAYVLLIMAGLWYFFYVDRNLLARVYLQNGGYGLLFLMASVRLAGAPRERMPDKLLFWVVLGLGAQFIPRTVLTLGGTAPVGARAFAESVFWQALQLSLALFGIALALVLLFAVVSDLIDEATRDRDRDWLTGVLTRRGFELRTRQRLARNASGSALILADVDHFKQINDRHGHPAGDRILSTVADCLARALRKEDILGRLGGEEFAVFMPGVSLDAALRCAERLRAEVAGSVTAPDAGSPVTISLGVVMVEPGASWDAAYQLADQKLYQAKQLGRNRVAW
- a CDS encoding WapI family immunity protein gives rise to the protein MFDIPAGDFALSIEPLFCRPDRENERRHDWIAVRMMASVPHIRAEKESEMMRGEIEVLIQDIEKMYASIQGCRKPRPVEYRAMEGILDLDLTLIDLPRGAVRLTFAVWSEPANGIRLIGSVPIDQTFLPGMISGLRQLAAFE
- a CDS encoding IclR family transcriptional regulator yields the protein MTDPASKAPAVARAFAILDALAASTRPLGIADLVRQLGMPKSTTHGLIHTLVAEGAIRPENGGYRLDSRVLPWATGFSQQNEMVGRFLQLVEAEPALEGETAMLSVIDGVDVLYVATRPGSKPLSVNFKPGVRIPLQCTASGKAMLSVLDEAERAPRIAALRFETLTAHSLADPQAVAQALVQVRAQGYATDDEETAQGLLCLGAAVRDAHGQPVAGVAVSVVKSTVDAARRQALQDGIINLSHRLSLA
- a CDS encoding IclR family transcriptional regulator gives rise to the protein MNPPPSSVSPARSRERRQRVQAAETGVAVLKALGSLGGRASLTLIAAHVDESPAKVHRYLVSLMEGGLVAQDNATQQYFLSLESLLLGLAAMRQADPIRMAEASLIRMREELEITCFVAVMGNMGPTIVRFEEPGLPVTVNVRVGSVLSMLWSATGRVLLATLDEGRVRALAQAELDDATPEQRAQLDPDDPIGVLQQSVRDAGCAVVRDTNLRGISAISAPLYNYTGRPCAVLTALGATGGFDASPHGAVGQAIRREAQAISRLLGNVSGEARVPA
- a CDS encoding GlxA family transcriptional regulator, whose protein sequence is MARTIAILALPGVQLLDVSGPLDVFAQANIEARREVYALQVVACEPGPVRSSSGVRLLPDVVVGETGHRFDTLLVAGAPNAPRMLLNNAILGWLRTRAVQARRYGSVCTGAFVLAAAGLLDGRRATTHWAAADALAEAYPTTCVEHDALYVRDGKVRTAAGVTAGMDLALALVEEDLGRDVATGVAAQLVMYFKRPGGQLQFSRTGTAGVGGRSVLQEVQRWVVANPSLPQSVTSLAERAGMSPRHFARLFHAEVGITPAAWVELARVTAARTMLEQGSVPPKLVAARCGFANADTLRRAFVKHVGITPAEYRRHHGAGRPADESV
- a CDS encoding HD domain-containing protein; the protein is MSLNLKGVEIPDSQLAREITELIRDTASPLLFHHSSRVYYFGALAGRRRGLKFDPELLYCGCMFHDLGLTHRHSSACERFEVDGANAARDFLRAHGISQQDIDTVWTAIALHTTPGIPQHMHPVVALVTAGVEMDVLGLTYPEYTDAEREAIVAAHPRGDRFKENIIQAFYDGIRHKPDTTFGNVKADVLANKDPSFRPGNFCSVIRGSRWAS
- a CDS encoding arsenate reductase ArsC, with translation MPDKLYHVLFVCTGNSARSILAEGLLNGMGKGRFQAHSAGSHPRGEVHPLALATLQRLRMPATGYRSKSWDEYAGPDAPPIDFIITVCDNAAGEMCPVWPGQPMSAHWGVPDPAAVLGSEESRTKAFQEAAVILKRRIELFLSLPLSRLNAMATQRELQDIGKA
- a CDS encoding Bug family tripartite tricarboxylate transporter substrate binding protein, which encodes MPFARLTRALALTILPLVAAAPAAAADTYPSKPLRWVVPYAAGGGSDFLARTVSQGLSPRLGQTIVVDNKPGGNTSIGASETARAPADGYTMLSADNGTLVFNPALYQKLTYDPVKDFAPVTLMGRFPMILVAGPALKATDVKGFIAEAKARAQGLDYGSAGAGSPHHLAMELLKVEAGIPLTHVPYRGAAPALADVAGGQVPAMMVDLAAGAGFIQGGKVRALAVANPTRLAQLPNVPTFAELGYKNVEAAALVGIVVPAATPQPVIDTLNRQLVATINDAAIRQKLVDFGIEPVGNTPAQYRDLLEAERTRWHKLIRDLNIKLD
- a CDS encoding TetR/AcrR family transcriptional regulator codes for the protein MAERGRPRSFDRRQALYRAMEVFWEKGYEGASMAALTDAMGIAAPSLYAAFGSKEALFREALGLYETTEGGELMESVLRASTAFEAVQRLLMASARLYTRADKPAGCLVVLCALQAGDAGEPVRGELSSRRMANVGSLAELLARGVDTGEIPPSADLRAIARFYVTVQQGMSIQARDGASQSELETVARAALSAWAGLIGR
- a CDS encoding cytochrome P450/oxidoreductase, with protein sequence MSQADTPARAAGCPVHHAAGAAAPGCPVHVSPRAAEFDPFGDGYQQDPPEYVRWAREQEPVFYSPKLGYWVVTRYDDIKAIFRDNITFSPSIALEKITPTGPEANEVLASYGYAMNRTLVNEDEPAHMPRRRVLMEPFTPEALKHHEPMVRRLTREYVDRFIDDGRADLVDQMLWEVPLTVALHFLGVPEEDMDLLRKYSIAHTVNTWGRPKPEEQVAVAHAVGNFWQLAGKILDKMRQNPDQPGWMQYGIRKQREHPDVVTDSYLHSMMMAGIVAAHETTANASANAMKLLLQHPDAWRDICEDPSLIPNAVEECLRHNGSVAAWRRLATRDTEIAGVPIAAGSKLLIVSSSANHDERHFADADLFDIRRDNASDQLTFGYGSHQCMGKNLARMEMQIFLEEFTRRLPHMRLAEQRFTYVPNTSFRGPEHLWVEWDPAQNPERRRPELLALRQPVRIGEPTTHAITRTVVVESVDAEAHGIVVLTLASHDGKALPRWAPGAHIDVECGDTGMSRQYSLCGDPLDSSRLRIAVLKEADGRGGSAWVHEHARPGMRLRIRGPRNHFRLDESTGRAIFVAGGIGITPVSAMARRARELGIDYELHYSGRSRAAMALLPELAALHGDRLRVYASDEGRRNDFAALLRQPDARTHIYACGPERMLQALKQATAHWPDDALRVEHFHSTLGTLDPAREHAFEAELKDSGLVVNVRADQTLLAALRAANIDVQSDCEEGLCGSCEVRVLAGEVDHRDVVLTRAEREANGKMMSCCSRAAGKRIVLEL